In Cucurbita pepo subsp. pepo cultivar mu-cu-16 unplaced genomic scaffold, ASM280686v2 Cp4.1_scaffold001393, whole genome shotgun sequence, the following are encoded in one genomic region:
- the LOC111786306 gene encoding dof zinc finger protein 1-like, with translation MDTPPWPQFAGGGVVVKQMEGGESSSSSKAGNININNVNININNNNNNGNLLERKARPQKEQALNCPRCNSTNTKFCYYNNYSLSQPRYFCKSCRRYWTEGGSLRNVPVGGGSRKNKRSSLSAPVDKKINGSDQNPKMIHHAHQDLNLAIFPPNNNNPISSPSSTTSSSHLFGSFMAPPPPPPPAASAAGVFNGAGGFGFNELKPSSLSFSLDGFESGGGYGNHHHHQDHQDQTAVMFPIQDLKQSNGSDEFEQNRGGGRHGGDNSSGGFWNGMLGGGSW, from the exons ATGGATACTCCTCCTTGGCCACAg TTTGCAGGTGGTGGAGTGGTTGTTAAACAAATGGAAGGAGGTGAGTCGTCGAGTTCTTCAAAGGCTggtaatattaatattaataatgttaatattaatattaataataataacaataatggTAATTTGTTGGAGAGAAAGGCAAGGCCTCAAAAGGAGCAAGCTTTGAACTGTCCGAGGTGTAATTCGACCAACACCAAATTCTGTTACTACAACAATTACAGCCTGTCTCAGCCGAGGTATTTTTGCAAGTCTTGTCGGAGGTATTGGACGGAAGGTGGCTCTTTAAGGAATGTTCCAGTGGGTGGCGGCTcaaggaagaacaaaagatCTTCACTTTCAGCACCAGTTGATAAGAAGATCAACGGCTCtgatcaaaaccctaaaatgaTCCACCATGCTCATCAGGATCTCAATCTTGCAATCTTCcctccaaataataataaccctatttcttctccttcttctactacttcttcttctcacCTTTTCGGTTCTTTCATggcgccgccgccgccgccgccgccggcgGCTTCGGCGGCCGGAGTCTTCAATGGCGCTGGTGGGTTTGGATTTAATGAGCTGAAACCATCAAGCTTAAGTTTTTCCCTGGATGGGTTTGAGAGTGGCGGTGGGTATgggaatcatcatcatcatcaagatCATCAAGATCAGACGGCTGTTATGTTTCCAATTCAAGATTTGAAGCAAAGTAATGGGAGTGATGAATTTGAACAGAATAGAGGAGGAGGTCGGCATGGAGGGGATAATTCAAGTGGTGGATTTTGGAATGGGATGTTGGGTGGTGGATCATGGtaa